The genomic segment CCGACTTTTTAGCCGGTGTTTTTTTTCACATAAAACAGGTACCCGATAACCTATCCTTTTTCAACCCAAGATTGTCCCACAGAATCCGTTACAATGAGTTTTATCTTTATGGCTACAAGAGCACGTCATTCATCCAAAGCGAACTTTTTTTCTCCGGAAGTGTTAGAGTTTCTCAAACGACGCTACAGCGAGATTTTAGGGCTAACACTTTGCCTTATAGGCACCTACCTACTGCTCAGCCTGATCTCCTACGAGCCCTCTGATCCTTCATTTAATACGGCAATTAAAGGCGATGCTCAAAATTATGGCGGCTACCTTGGGGCTATCCTTGCCGATCTGTTACATCAGCCCTTTGGAAAGGCTAGCTATTTTCTTCCCTTTTATCTGTTCATAATCAGCAAGCTTAAACTTACGCACACACCCATACATCATTGGGCCCTCAAGTTGCTTGCAGTTCCTCTTGTCTTTGTTGTGCTATCCTTGAGCTTGGCCAGCCTGGCTTTTGCCCTTGGTGCTTCTCCAGTTGCCTGGGGGGGGGCTATTGGGGGATTGTCTTGGCAAAAGATTGCACCATTACTGCCTGGGTATAACACGTTTATCACTCCTATGATCTTTGGACTTTTGCTTTTCATCACAGGCGCAATCGTCATGCAGTTGCTTTCAGGGCATCGTTGGCGCCAATGGAATGCTATCCTCCACGTACTTTTCAATTGGACTCAAGCTCTTTTCAGAGTACATCGCACTTTGATGCAAAAAATAAAAACCATCTCCTTTGCGCATGTGAATGCCACTGCCCAAGCAAAGCAGGTTGCAAAACCTCGTGCAACCCCTCAAACTCAGCACCCCACATCGCCTCCACAAAAACCCAGTCCTGATGGCGAGCAATCTGCCCCCTTGGAACTCTCAACAACCGGTGAATACCAACTTCCCCCCCTAGATCTCTTGGCTCAAGCTTCAGACAAAGGAAAAATCTCACAAACCTCAAAACACATCTTTGAAGCCAAAGCCCAGGAGCTCATGGGAGTTCTAGAGGACTTTGGTGTTCGAGGAGAAATCGCTCAAGTGCGGCCAGGGCCTGTGGTTACCCTGTATGAACTTGTGCCAGCTCCAGGTATCAAAGCCTCTCGGGTGATTGGCTTGGCAGACGATATCGCCCGCTCAATGAGCGCCATTTCTGCTCGCGTTGCAGTGATTCCCGGATGTAATGCCATTGGGATTGAGCTACCAAATGAAACCAGACAGACAGTCTATTTGCGCGAATTGCTCTCAAGTAAAATCCATGAACAATCTAGGGCCGAACTTGCGCTTGCCTTGGGACATGATATTGGGGGCACCCCAGTCGTTGCAGATCTCGCTCGTATGCCACACTTGTTGGTTGCTGGAACCACCGGATCAGGAAAATCGGTGGCAATCAATAGCATGATCTTGTCCTTGCTTTATCGCCTTTCACCTGAGCAATGCAAACTCATCATGATTGACCCTAAAATGTTGGAGCTCTCTGTTTATGATGGTATCCCGCATTTGTTGTCTCCTGTGGTCACAGATCCAGCAAAAGCCGTTATGGCCCTTAAGTGGGCCGTGCGCGAAATGGAAGATCGGTATCGTGCCATGTCAAAACTGGGCGTACGCAATATCATTGGCTACAATTTACGTGTTTGCGAAGCCAAAGCCAGGGGAGAATCCCTAACACGCAAAGTCCAGACGGGTTTTGACCCAGAAACGCAAGCGCCCTTGTATGAAACTCAGGATCTAGACCTGCAATC from the Pseudomonadota bacterium genome contains:
- a CDS encoding DNA translocase FtsK 4TM domain-containing protein; this translates as MATRARHSSKANFFSPEVLEFLKRRYSEILGLTLCLIGTYLLLSLISYEPSDPSFNTAIKGDAQNYGGYLGAILADLLHQPFGKASYFLPFYLFIISKLKLTHTPIHHWALKLLAVPLVFVVLSLSLASLAFALGASPVAWGGAIGGLSWQKIAPLLPGYNTFITPMIFGLLLFITGAIVMQLLSGHRWRQWNAILHVLFNWTQALFRVHRTLMQKIKTISFAHVNATAQAKQVAKPRATPQTQHPTSPPQKPSPDGEQSAPLELSTTGEYQLPPLDLLAQASDKGKISQTSKHIFEAKAQELMGVLEDFGVRGEIAQVRPGPVVTLYELVPAPGIKASRVIGLADDIARSMSAISARVAVIPGCNAIGIELPNETRQTVYLRELLSSKIHEQSRAELALALGHDIGGTPVVADLARMPHLLVAGTTGSGKSVAINSMILSLLYRLSPEQCKLIMIDPKMLELSVYDGIPHLLSPVVTDPAKAVMALKWAVREMEDRYRAMSKLGVRNIIGYNLRVCEAKARGESLTRKVQTGFDPETQAPLYETQDLDLQSLPYIVIVVDEMADLMLVAGKDIEASVQRLAQMARAAGLHLIMATQRPSVDVITGTIKANFPTRISFSVSSKIDSRTILGEQGAEQLLGQGDMLYMASGGRVARVHGPFVSDEEVERIVAFLKSQGSPNYVTNITEEIEGGFDDLLGGEQNSGDELYDQALALICRERKASTSFIQRHLQIGYNRAARIIDRMETEGVVSPANHVGKREILIQPTED